A DNA window from Hordeum vulgare subsp. vulgare chromosome 1H, MorexV3_pseudomolecules_assembly, whole genome shotgun sequence contains the following coding sequences:
- the LOC123406389 gene encoding uncharacterized protein LOC123406389 — translation MARLYHLTLLSVFLFLLLTGLVAADLSGGKKVGKKVIMTVRYPVAGSGEKVTISTHLVGEGGVGESHFNLDGDDYEPIIFATKNLVSALEKVGDPQASLSELSRT, via the exons ATGGCTCGGCTCTACCACCTGACCCTCCTCTCCGTCTTCCTCTTCCTGCTCCTCACCGGCCTCGTGGCCGCTGACCTGTCCGGAGGCAAGAAGGTTGGCAAGAAGGTGATCATGACGGTGCGGTACCCGGTAGCCGGTTCGGGGGAGAAGGTCACCATCTCAACCCACCTCGTTGGCGAGGGCGGGGTCGGCGAGAGCCACTTCAATCTCGACGGCGACGACTACGAGCC CATCATTTTCGCCACGAAAAACCTTGTCTCGGCCCTGGAGAAGGTAGGAGATCCGCAAGCCTCTCTATCCGAG TTGAGTAGAACGTGA